One Mycolicibacterium goodii genomic region harbors:
- the mshD gene encoding mycothiol synthase, with amino-acid sequence MTSTEWRTGLSAARQAEIRALIDAATAHDGVAPVGDQVLRELGRDRTRHLLTTVNDNVVGYLNLAPAGDGDPAMAELVVHPRARRRGIGAAMTRAALAEGGPGTRIWAHGNLAAAQAMASSLGLAVVRELLQMRRALTDLPPVPEAPGVRVATYSGPGDDAEILRVNNAAFSWHPEQGGWTEHEIDERRNEGWFDAEGLFQAFDEQTGKLLGFHWTKVHDDALGEVYVVGVDPQAQGRGLGYLLTLIGLHHLAKRLTGPEPTVLLYVEADNSAAVNTYRKLGFEVFSVDAAYAAG; translated from the coding sequence GTGACCTCCACCGAATGGCGAACCGGGCTGTCCGCGGCCCGACAGGCTGAGATCCGCGCACTGATCGACGCGGCCACCGCGCACGACGGGGTCGCCCCCGTGGGCGATCAGGTGCTGCGGGAACTGGGGCGCGACCGCACCCGGCATCTGCTGACCACCGTCAACGACAACGTGGTCGGTTATCTCAATCTCGCACCGGCCGGCGACGGCGACCCGGCGATGGCCGAACTCGTCGTGCATCCCCGGGCCAGGCGGCGCGGGATCGGTGCGGCCATGACGCGCGCCGCGCTGGCCGAAGGCGGTCCTGGCACCCGGATCTGGGCGCACGGCAACCTTGCGGCCGCGCAGGCGATGGCGTCGTCGCTCGGTCTGGCGGTCGTGCGCGAACTGCTGCAAATGCGGCGCGCGCTGACCGATCTGCCCCCGGTGCCGGAGGCCCCGGGTGTGCGTGTCGCCACCTATTCCGGCCCCGGCGACGACGCCGAGATCCTGCGGGTCAACAATGCCGCGTTCTCGTGGCACCCCGAGCAGGGCGGGTGGACCGAACACGAGATCGATGAGCGGCGCAACGAGGGCTGGTTCGACGCCGAGGGGCTGTTCCAGGCCTTCGACGAGCAGACCGGGAAACTCCTCGGGTTCCACTGGACCAAGGTCCACGATGACGCGCTGGGCGAGGTCTACGTCGTCGGCGTCGATCCGCAGGCACAGGGACGTGGGCTCGGTTACCTTCTCACCCTCATCGGACTGCACCACCTCGCGAAGCGGCTCACCGGCCCGGAACCGACCGTGCTGCTCTATGTCGAGGCAGATAACTCGGCGGCCGTGAACACCTACCGGAAGTTGGGTTTCGAGGTGTTCAGCGTCGACGCGGCGTACGCCGCCGGTTAA
- a CDS encoding DUF1416 domain-containing protein, with product MCSAPKQGLTLPAGVDLEKETVITGRVVDGAGQAVGGAFVRLLDGSDEFTAEVVASATGDFRFFAAPGTWTVRALSPAGNGNVTVAPTGAGIHEVDVKVA from the coding sequence ATGTGCTCTGCACCCAAACAAGGGCTGACGTTGCCGGCCGGCGTTGACCTGGAGAAGGAAACCGTGATCACCGGTCGTGTGGTCGACGGTGCCGGCCAGGCCGTGGGCGGCGCGTTCGTTCGTCTGCTGGACGGCAGCGACGAGTTCACCGCCGAGGTGGTGGCTTCGGCGACCGGTGATTTCCGGTTCTTCGCCGCGCCGGGCACCTGGACCGTGCGCGCCCTGTCGCCCGCCGGCAACGGCAACGTGACCGTCGCGCCGACCGGTGCCGGCATCCACGAGGTCGACGTCAAGGTCGCGTGA
- a CDS encoding aminodeoxychorismate lyase: MASHPAVLVTLDGQLHDPNAPLLCADDLAAVRGDGVFETLLVRDRRPCLLEAHLARLVHSARMLDLPEPDLDAWRAAVAVGVQRWAADHPVDQNGEGVLRLVYSRGREGGGPPTAFATIGALADRVAGARRDGVAAITLDRGLPVGASEMPWLAAGAKTLSYAVNMAALRHAQRRGAGDVIFVSSDGYLLEGPRSTVVIATQGDEGQPLLLTPPPWYPILRGTTQQALFETARNKGVDCDYRALRPADLLTAQGVWLISSITLAARVHTLDGAPLRATPTAADVTGLVDAAIVSDR; this comes from the coding sequence ATGGCAAGCCATCCCGCGGTGCTGGTCACTCTCGACGGTCAACTGCACGATCCGAATGCGCCGCTGCTGTGCGCCGACGACCTGGCGGCGGTCCGCGGCGACGGGGTCTTCGAGACCCTGCTGGTGCGCGACAGGCGACCCTGCCTGCTGGAGGCGCACCTGGCGCGGCTGGTCCACTCCGCCAGGATGCTGGACCTGCCGGAGCCGGATCTGGATGCGTGGCGCGCCGCGGTGGCCGTTGGCGTGCAGCGCTGGGCGGCCGACCACCCGGTCGATCAGAACGGCGAGGGCGTCCTGCGACTCGTGTACAGCCGGGGCCGCGAAGGCGGCGGGCCCCCGACCGCGTTCGCGACGATCGGCGCGCTGGCCGACCGGGTGGCCGGTGCGCGCCGCGACGGCGTCGCCGCCATCACGCTCGACCGCGGTCTGCCGGTGGGTGCCAGCGAGATGCCGTGGCTGGCGGCCGGGGCCAAGACCCTGTCGTATGCGGTGAACATGGCCGCGCTGCGCCACGCCCAACGCCGGGGAGCGGGTGATGTGATCTTCGTCAGCTCCGACGGGTACCTGTTGGAGGGACCACGCTCGACGGTGGTGATCGCCACACAGGGCGACGAGGGACAGCCGCTGCTGCTCACGCCGCCGCCGTGGTATCCGATCCTGCGCGGCACCACCCAGCAGGCGCTGTTCGAAACGGCCCGCAACAAGGGCGTCGACTGCGACTATCGCGCCCTGCGCCCCGCCGATCTGCTTACTGCACAAGGGGTTTGGTTGATCTCGAGCATCACGCTGGCCGCGCGCGTGCACACACTCGACGGTGCGCCACTGCGCGCCACCCCCACGGCCGCCGACGTCACCGGCCTGGTCGACGCCGCGATCGTCAGTGATCGCTGA
- a CDS encoding YgfZ/GcvT domain-containing protein → MSAVPTPEGSPDAGAVWHYGDPLGEQRSAATDAVLVDRSHRAVLALTGKDRQSWLHNISSQHVSAQPDGTVTENLSLDMQGRVEDHWFQTELGGTTYLDTESWRGEPLTAYLRKMVFWSDVQIEPADLAVLSLLGPGLAADGVLSALGLDALPDEATARPLPGGGFVRRLPADGIELDLLVTRDRIDDWKQRLTAAGVRPAGMWAYEAHRVAAQRPRLGVDTDERTIPHEVGWIGGPGVGAVHLDKGCYRGQETVARVHNLGRPPRMLVLLHLDGSSDRPATGDPVLAGGRTVGRLGTVVDHVDDGPIALALLKRGLPADTELVVGGSDAGGDEVPASIDPDSLPPPDSVGAGRLAVERLRNR, encoded by the coding sequence ATGTCAGCAGTTCCGACGCCTGAGGGCAGTCCTGATGCCGGTGCCGTGTGGCACTACGGCGACCCGCTGGGAGAGCAGCGCAGCGCGGCCACCGACGCGGTCCTCGTCGACCGCTCCCACCGGGCCGTGCTCGCGTTGACCGGCAAGGACCGCCAGAGCTGGCTGCACAACATCTCCAGCCAGCACGTCAGCGCCCAACCCGACGGCACGGTCACCGAGAACCTGAGCCTTGACATGCAGGGCCGCGTCGAGGACCACTGGTTCCAGACCGAACTCGGCGGGACGACGTACCTGGACACCGAGTCGTGGCGTGGGGAACCGCTCACCGCCTACCTGCGCAAGATGGTGTTCTGGTCCGACGTCCAGATCGAACCCGCCGACCTCGCGGTGCTGTCACTGCTGGGGCCCGGTCTCGCGGCGGACGGCGTGCTGTCCGCGCTCGGCCTTGACGCGCTGCCGGATGAGGCGACGGCGCGGCCACTGCCCGGCGGTGGGTTCGTCCGCCGCCTTCCGGCCGACGGGATCGAACTCGATCTGCTCGTCACGCGGGACCGAATCGACGACTGGAAGCAGCGCCTCACCGCCGCCGGTGTGCGTCCAGCCGGGATGTGGGCGTACGAGGCACACCGCGTTGCCGCCCAGCGTCCCCGCCTCGGTGTGGACACCGACGAGCGCACCATCCCGCACGAGGTCGGCTGGATCGGCGGTCCGGGAGTCGGCGCCGTGCACCTCGACAAGGGCTGCTACCGCGGCCAGGAGACCGTCGCACGCGTGCACAACCTGGGTAGGCCGCCACGGATGCTCGTCCTGCTGCATCTCGACGGCTCGTCGGACCGCCCCGCCACGGGCGACCCGGTGCTGGCCGGCGGACGCACCGTCGGGCGACTCGGCACCGTCGTCGACCATGTCGACGACGGCCCCATCGCCCTGGCACTGCTCAAGCGGGGCCTGCCCGCGGACACGGAGCTGGTGGTCGGTGGCAGTGACGCTGGCGGTGACGAGGTACCCGCGAGCATCGACCCGGACTCGCTGCCGCCACCGGACAGCGTGGGCGCTGGGCGGCTCGCCGTCGAGCGGCTCCGGAACCGCTGA
- the lmeA gene encoding mannan chain length control protein LmeA: MGNNVPVRRLVVGFVAAVAALVVGAVGTDFGAAIYAEYRLARTVRSAASLNWDPWVAILGFPFIPQARDHMYDEIEIRANGVEHPVVGKVSLETTLHGVDISESSWLIREDAPLPVGKLESRIIIDSTHVGRYMGIDDLLVEAPSRDTNDATGGTTESGISSSKGLVFTGTPKASGLDKRVSVAVDLSLEGPDQSTLVLTATGILTGPNTADEPVPDDKTAAVLAEFSNTIPGQRLPFGVAPTSQGARGSDIIIEGIAEGVTIDLAGFRQT, from the coding sequence GTGGGGAACAATGTCCCGGTGCGCAGACTGGTGGTCGGGTTCGTCGCGGCAGTGGCCGCGCTCGTCGTCGGTGCGGTCGGCACCGATTTCGGTGCAGCCATCTATGCCGAATACCGCCTCGCCCGGACGGTCCGCAGCGCCGCGTCGCTCAATTGGGATCCGTGGGTCGCGATCCTGGGGTTTCCGTTCATCCCGCAGGCCCGCGACCACATGTACGACGAGATCGAGATCCGCGCCAACGGCGTCGAGCACCCCGTCGTCGGCAAGGTGTCGCTGGAGACCACGCTGCACGGTGTCGACATCTCCGAGTCCTCGTGGCTGATCCGCGAGGATGCCCCGTTGCCGGTCGGCAAGCTGGAGAGCCGCATCATCATCGACTCCACCCACGTCGGGCGCTACATGGGTATCGACGACCTGCTGGTCGAGGCCCCGTCGCGGGACACCAACGACGCCACCGGGGGAACGACCGAATCCGGCATCTCGAGCAGCAAGGGGCTGGTCTTCACGGGCACACCCAAGGCATCGGGCCTGGACAAACGCGTCAGCGTCGCGGTGGACCTGTCCCTGGAGGGCCCCGACCAGTCGACGCTGGTGCTGACCGCCACCGGCATCCTCACGGGTCCGAACACCGCCGACGAGCCGGTGCCCGACGACAAGACCGCGGCCGTGCTCGCCGAGTTCAGCAACACCATCCCCGGCCAGAGACTCCCCTTCGGTGTCGCACCGACGAGCCAGGGGGCGCGCGGATCCGACATCATCATCGAAGGGATCGCCGAGGGAGTAACCATCGACCTGGCCGGGTTTCGACAGACATGA
- a CDS encoding FABP family protein has translation MTPAGDTPERGSGDRAVAEAAERAKATGARNIPVFDDLPLPADTANLRDGVSLSDSLLALLPLVGVWRGEGEGRDAHGDYRFGQQIVVSHDGGDYLNWEARSWRLDESGEYHSPALRETGFWRFVSDPADPHETQAIELLLAHSSGYIELFYGRPLNQSSWELVTDALARSKSGMLVGGAKRLYGIVEGGDLGYVEERVDADGGLVPHLSARLSRYVG, from the coding sequence GTGACGCCCGCCGGGGACACTCCTGAGCGCGGCTCGGGCGACCGAGCTGTGGCCGAGGCTGCCGAACGGGCGAAAGCCACCGGCGCCCGCAACATACCGGTCTTCGACGATCTTCCGCTGCCCGCCGACACGGCGAACCTGCGTGACGGTGTGAGCCTGAGCGATTCCCTGCTCGCGCTGCTGCCTTTGGTCGGCGTGTGGCGCGGCGAGGGCGAGGGCCGTGACGCGCACGGCGACTATCGCTTCGGCCAGCAGATCGTGGTGTCCCACGATGGCGGCGACTACCTGAACTGGGAAGCCCGCTCGTGGCGCCTCGACGAGTCCGGCGAGTACCACTCCCCCGCGCTGCGCGAGACGGGGTTCTGGCGGTTCGTCAGCGATCCCGCCGATCCGCACGAGACGCAGGCCATCGAACTGCTGTTGGCACATTCGTCGGGCTACATCGAGCTCTTCTACGGCAGGCCGCTCAACCAGTCCTCGTGGGAACTGGTCACCGATGCGCTGGCCCGCAGCAAGTCCGGGATGCTGGTCGGCGGTGCCAAACGGCTGTACGGCATCGTCGAGGGCGGCGATCTCGGTTATGTCGAGGAACGTGTGGACGCCGACGGCGGGCTGGTTCCGCACCTGTCGGCCCGATTGTCGAGGTACGTCGGCTAG
- the pstC gene encoding phosphate ABC transporter permease subunit PstC, with product MTDRFPDGITVTTPNPADSGSGETLASPFPEPEPISTNPSKGAKVRPADRIFQGLAEGSGILIVALIAAIGVFLLMRAIPALARNEENFFLYGGNWVTTDTSAMHFGILDLLQVTVFVSVFALVLAMPVALGIAIFLTQYAPRRLAGPLAYMVDLLAAVPSIVYGVWGLYVLAPVLKPVAVWLNENLGWFFLFSTGNASVAGGGTIFTAGIVLAVMILPIITAVTREVFMQTPRGQIEAALALGATRWEVVRTTVLPFGLSGYISGAMLGLGRALGETIALLIILRGTQTAFGWSLFDGGYTFASKIAATASEFNDQFKAGAYIAAGLVLFILTFVVNSLARAAVGGKGRA from the coding sequence ATGACCGACAGGTTCCCCGACGGGATAACAGTGACAACACCGAATCCAGCTGACTCAGGGTCGGGGGAGACGCTCGCGTCCCCCTTCCCTGAGCCGGAACCCATCTCCACCAACCCATCCAAGGGAGCCAAGGTCCGCCCGGCGGACCGGATCTTCCAGGGGCTCGCCGAGGGCTCGGGCATCCTGATCGTCGCGCTCATCGCGGCGATCGGGGTGTTCCTGCTCATGCGCGCGATCCCGGCGCTCGCCCGCAACGAGGAGAACTTCTTCCTCTACGGCGGCAACTGGGTCACCACCGACACCTCCGCGATGCACTTCGGCATCCTCGACCTGCTGCAGGTCACGGTGTTCGTGTCGGTCTTCGCGCTCGTGCTCGCCATGCCGGTGGCCCTTGGCATCGCGATCTTCCTCACCCAGTACGCGCCACGCCGGCTGGCCGGTCCGCTGGCGTACATGGTCGACCTGCTGGCGGCCGTGCCGTCCATCGTCTACGGCGTGTGGGGCCTGTACGTGCTGGCCCCGGTGCTGAAGCCGGTCGCGGTGTGGCTCAACGAGAATCTGGGCTGGTTCTTCTTGTTCTCGACCGGCAACGCGTCGGTCGCAGGCGGCGGCACGATCTTCACCGCGGGCATCGTGCTGGCGGTCATGATCCTTCCGATCATCACGGCGGTCACGCGTGAGGTGTTCATGCAGACCCCGCGCGGCCAGATCGAGGCCGCGCTGGCGCTCGGCGCGACGCGGTGGGAGGTCGTGCGCACCACGGTGCTGCCGTTCGGGTTGTCGGGCTACATCAGTGGCGCCATGCTCGGCCTGGGGCGCGCGCTCGGTGAGACCATCGCGCTGCTGATCATCCTGCGCGGCACCCAGACCGCGTTCGGCTGGTCGCTGTTCGACGGCGGGTACACGTTCGCCAGCAAGATCGCGGCCACGGCAAGCGAATTCAACGACCAGTTCAAGGCGGGCGCCTACATCGCCGCGGGTCTGGTCCTGTTCATCCTCACCTTCGTCGTGAACTCGCTGGCGCGTGCCGCGGTCGGCGGGAAGGGACGCGCATGA
- a CDS encoding thioredoxin family protein, translated as MSSSMLAAIAVLIAALGLAYVIGRMLTLRSGHVREARVGVAADADAERNLAELGLSRTGPTILHFSADWCGPCAGVRRVVDQVCADLPAVAHVELDMDANPAAAKRLSVLSLPTTFIFDAQGHQRHRTSGVPKAADLRAAVEPLLA; from the coding sequence ATGAGCTCGTCGATGTTGGCGGCAATCGCGGTGCTGATCGCAGCACTGGGCCTGGCGTACGTGATCGGGCGCATGTTGACGCTGCGCTCGGGGCACGTGCGTGAAGCCCGTGTGGGCGTCGCCGCCGATGCCGATGCCGAACGCAATCTCGCAGAACTGGGGTTGTCGCGCACCGGGCCGACCATCCTGCACTTCAGTGCCGACTGGTGTGGCCCATGTGCCGGCGTACGCCGCGTGGTCGACCAGGTGTGCGCCGATTTGCCCGCCGTCGCCCATGTCGAGCTCGACATGGACGCGAATCCGGCGGCGGCCAAGCGTCTTTCGGTTCTGTCTTTGCCGACGACGTTCATCTTCGACGCACAGGGTCACCAGCGCCATCGCACCAGCGGCGTGCCCAAGGCCGCTGACCTGCGCGCCGCGGTGGAACCGCTGTTGGCTTGA
- a CDS encoding DUF3073 domain-containing protein: protein MGRGRAKAKQTKVARELKYSSPQTDFERLQRELSGGSASDGVNDADDDWATEDDWRR, encoded by the coding sequence ATGGGCCGCGGCCGGGCGAAGGCAAAGCAGACCAAGGTTGCACGTGAGCTCAAGTACAGCTCACCTCAAACCGATTTTGAACGGCTCCAGCGCGAGCTGTCGGGCGGTTCCGCCTCCGACGGTGTCAATGACGCCGACGACGACTGGGCGACCGAGGACGACTGGCGGCGCTGA
- a CDS encoding DUF4395 domain-containing protein yields MSSSITDTPRPQVEQVDVRGPRFAAWVTTAVLILALLASGISAVGAAVVLAVQALVFAIGAVGGPRRQPYGRVFATLVAPRLGPVTEREPVPPLKFAQLVGFVFAAVGAVGFASGLSAIGLAATAFALVAAFLNAAFDICLGCRIYPLVTHLRRTSEHA; encoded by the coding sequence ATGTCATCTTCGATCACCGATACGCCGCGGCCCCAGGTCGAGCAGGTGGATGTGCGCGGGCCTCGCTTCGCGGCCTGGGTGACGACCGCGGTGCTGATCCTTGCGCTGCTGGCCTCGGGCATCAGCGCGGTCGGTGCGGCGGTCGTGCTCGCGGTCCAAGCCCTGGTGTTCGCGATCGGCGCCGTCGGTGGCCCGCGCAGGCAGCCCTACGGCCGGGTGTTCGCAACGCTCGTCGCACCGCGACTCGGCCCGGTCACCGAACGTGAGCCGGTGCCGCCGCTGAAGTTCGCGCAGCTGGTCGGTTTCGTCTTCGCCGCGGTCGGCGCCGTCGGGTTCGCCTCCGGCCTCAGTGCAATCGGTCTCGCCGCGACGGCGTTCGCGTTGGTGGCGGCGTTTCTCAACGCCGCCTTCGACATCTGTCTCGGCTGTCGGATCTACCCGCTGGTGACGCATCTGCGTCGCACATCTGAACACGCCTGA
- the pstS gene encoding phosphate ABC transporter substrate-binding protein PstS, producing MKLNSMGRKVGRPVGIAAAAIAALTLSACGSDNNAPATGTSGAATSGSAASAECGGKNSLTAEGSTAQQNAIAEFNKAWGQVCGGKNLSYNPTGSGAGREQFIAKQVDIAGSDSALSGDQVAAAAERCGGNPAWNLPLVFGPVAMAYNLEGVDKLVLNGDLLAKIFQGQITKWNDPAIAGLNEGTSLPDAAITPIYRSDSSGTTDNFQKYLTAAAPQSWTKGDGSEFNGGAGEGAQKSSGVVQAVQATPGSIGYVEKGFAEQAGLPFAQIDSGAGAVELTDESAAKAIDAAKFAAEGNDLALDLNSLYGTKEAGAYPLVLATYEIVCSKGYDADTAAAVKSFLTVAANEGQANLSAAGYVPLPNAFKERLLTSIDAIS from the coding sequence GTGAAGCTCAACAGCATGGGCCGGAAGGTTGGCAGGCCGGTTGGTATCGCCGCGGCGGCCATCGCGGCGCTCACGCTCAGCGCGTGCGGCAGCGACAACAACGCTCCGGCCACCGGCACCTCCGGCGCGGCCACCTCCGGCAGCGCCGCCTCGGCCGAGTGCGGTGGCAAGAACTCGCTGACGGCCGAGGGGTCGACCGCGCAACAGAACGCGATCGCCGAGTTCAACAAGGCGTGGGGCCAGGTGTGCGGGGGCAAGAACCTCTCCTACAACCCCACCGGATCCGGCGCGGGCCGCGAGCAGTTCATCGCCAAGCAGGTCGACATCGCGGGTTCTGACTCCGCGCTCAGCGGTGATCAGGTGGCGGCCGCGGCCGAACGCTGCGGTGGCAATCCGGCCTGGAACCTGCCGCTGGTGTTCGGTCCGGTGGCGATGGCGTACAACCTCGAGGGCGTCGACAAGCTGGTACTCAACGGCGACCTGCTGGCCAAGATCTTCCAAGGCCAGATCACCAAGTGGAACGATCCGGCGATCGCGGGGCTCAACGAGGGCACCTCGCTGCCCGACGCCGCGATCACACCCATCTACCGCTCGGATTCCTCCGGCACCACCGACAACTTCCAGAAGTACCTCACTGCCGCCGCGCCGCAGTCGTGGACCAAGGGTGACGGCAGCGAGTTCAACGGCGGCGCAGGCGAGGGTGCCCAGAAGTCGTCGGGCGTGGTGCAGGCCGTGCAGGCGACGCCGGGTTCGATCGGCTACGTCGAGAAGGGCTTCGCCGAGCAGGCGGGCCTGCCCTTCGCGCAGATCGACAGCGGTGCCGGTGCGGTCGAGCTGACCGACGAGTCGGCCGCAAAGGCCATCGACGCCGCGAAGTTCGCGGCCGAGGGCAACGACCTTGCACTCGACCTGAACTCGCTGTACGGCACGAAGGAGGCCGGCGCGTACCCGCTGGTGCTCGCCACCTACGAGATCGTGTGCTCCAAGGGTTATGACGCCGACACCGCGGCCGCGGTGAAGTCGTTCCTGACCGTCGCCGCCAACGAGGGGCAGGCCAACCTCTCGGCCGCCGGCTATGTGCCGCTGCCCAACGCCTTCAAAGAGCGTTTGCTCACTTCCATCGATGCGATCAGCTAG
- a CDS encoding Ms5788A family Cys-rich leader peptide, whose translation MSARLELVLIKRRAVDLCRVAGCCCCCCC comes from the coding sequence GTGTCCGCCCGTCTTGAGCTTGTGCTCATCAAGCGCCGCGCAGTCGATCTGTGCCGCGTCGCGGGCTGCTGCTGTTGTTGCTGCTGTTAG
- a CDS encoding sulfurtransferase, translating into MARSDVLVSTDWAESNLNAPKTVFVEVDEDTSAYDTGHIEGAVKLDWKTDLQDPIRRDFVDAQQFSKLLSERGISNDDTVILYGGNNNWFAAYAYWYFKLYGHQDVKLLDGGRKKWELDARPLSTEKVERPQTSYTAKEPDNSIRAFRDEVIAAIGTKNLVDVRSPDEFSGKILAPAHLPQEQSQRPGHIPGAINVPWSKAANEDGTFKSDEELAKLYADAGLDGEKETIAYCRIGERSSHTWFVLQELLGHKNVKNYDGSWTEYGSLVGAPIELGS; encoded by the coding sequence ATGGCACGCTCCGACGTCCTGGTCAGCACGGACTGGGCCGAGAGCAATCTCAACGCGCCGAAGACCGTATTCGTGGAGGTCGACGAAGACACCTCCGCCTACGACACCGGTCACATCGAGGGCGCGGTGAAGCTCGACTGGAAGACCGATCTGCAGGATCCGATCCGTCGCGATTTCGTCGACGCGCAGCAGTTCTCCAAGCTGTTGTCCGAGCGCGGTATCAGCAACGACGACACCGTGATCCTCTACGGCGGCAACAACAACTGGTTCGCGGCATACGCCTACTGGTACTTCAAGCTGTACGGGCACCAGGACGTGAAGCTGCTCGACGGTGGCCGCAAGAAGTGGGAGCTCGACGCGCGCCCGCTGTCGACCGAGAAGGTGGAGCGGCCGCAGACCAGTTACACCGCCAAGGAGCCGGACAACAGCATCCGCGCGTTCCGTGACGAGGTGATCGCCGCGATCGGCACCAAGAACCTGGTCGACGTGCGCTCGCCCGACGAGTTCTCGGGCAAGATCCTCGCGCCCGCGCATCTCCCGCAGGAGCAGAGCCAGCGCCCGGGCCACATCCCCGGTGCCATCAATGTCCCGTGGAGCAAGGCCGCGAACGAGGACGGCACCTTCAAGTCCGACGAGGAGCTGGCGAAGCTGTACGCCGACGCCGGCCTCGACGGCGAGAAGGAGACCATCGCCTACTGCCGCATCGGTGAGCGCTCGTCGCACACCTGGTTCGTGCTGCAGGAGCTCCTCGGACACAAGAACGTCAAGAACTACGACGGCAGTTGGACGGAATACGGCTCCCTCGTGGGGGCCCCGATCGAGTTGGGAAGTTGA
- a CDS encoding winged helix-turn-helix transcriptional regulator has translation MDLLLLTVDPHPESVLPSLSLLAHTVRTAPTEVSSLLETGSADVAIVDARTDLAAARGLCRLLGTTGTSVPVVAVINEGGLVAVNHEWGLDEILLPSTGPAEIDARLRLLVGRRGGNANQENVGKITLGELVIDEGTYTARLRGKPLDLTYKEFELLKYLAQHAGRVFTRAQLLQEVWGYDFFGGTRTVDVHVRRLRAKLGPEYEALIGTVRNVGYKAVRPSRGRPPAAGAPADDEVGSDGADEGYGDDIEMDGPLAGRLTSQ, from the coding sequence TTGGATCTACTGCTACTGACCGTCGACCCGCATCCCGAGTCGGTGCTGCCCTCGTTGTCGCTGCTGGCCCATACGGTCCGGACGGCGCCGACAGAGGTGTCTTCCCTGTTGGAGACGGGTAGCGCCGACGTCGCGATCGTCGACGCTCGCACAGATCTGGCCGCCGCGCGCGGCCTTTGTCGCCTTTTGGGGACCACCGGAACCTCCGTCCCGGTGGTCGCGGTCATCAACGAGGGCGGCCTCGTCGCCGTCAACCACGAGTGGGGCCTCGACGAGATCCTCCTGCCCAGCACCGGCCCCGCCGAGATCGACGCGCGGTTGCGATTGCTGGTCGGCCGCCGCGGCGGCAATGCCAATCAGGAGAATGTCGGCAAGATCACACTCGGCGAACTCGTCATCGACGAGGGCACCTACACCGCCCGGCTGCGGGGCAAGCCGCTGGACCTGACCTATAAGGAATTCGAACTCCTCAAGTACCTCGCACAACACGCCGGACGCGTCTTCACGCGCGCCCAGTTGCTGCAGGAGGTGTGGGGCTATGACTTCTTCGGCGGCACCCGCACGGTCGACGTCCACGTCCGGCGGTTGCGCGCCAAGCTCGGCCCGGAGTACGAGGCGCTGATCGGAACCGTCCGCAACGTCGGATACAAGGCCGTGCGCCCGTCGCGCGGCCGACCGCCCGCGGCCGGGGCGCCCGCGGACGACGAGGTGGGATCCGACGGCGCGGACGAAGGCTACGGCGACGACATCGAGATGGACGGTCCGTTGGCGGGGCGGTTGACCAGTCAGTGA